In the genome of Photobacterium sp. TY1-4, one region contains:
- a CDS encoding ATP-dependent helicase produces the protein MTRYTPEQIAFIHHDAGNALCIAGAGTGKTTTLVGLIEQKLAHIPPSEMLVLMFNRDIRTDFQQKLRDHGIGQAVPVHTFHSFCLRLLNQTGFLAQTGFRVDYQSGESDKSLVKQVLRSIAAGEQNYQRQQMIKDPKTIELLLSFIGLVKAYMLPPREVFQLAEISRDYLFILDGFEQFESLRKQHRVLFFDDWLVESVKLLESNEAIRSHYHQHCKLVVVDEFQDINTAQYRLLKQLLGPQTQLLAVGDVDQCIYKWRGSAPQFMLNFEQDFAPAKTYTLSRTFRFGHSLALSASHLIANNKQRFHDFLTVSDTGVDDTRIEVCGTSRQVGEIAQSIQKDLAAGGDPSQQAILVRRWSQTLLFELAFLSKQVPYHMPVPSVLASSREVKLLIELMSLATGRYDQWPVPNKGQLLFNLMSFPHCYVPNKTLRPLCDQLAGMDSGQWLTFIGRFEKANSNLKLENLIERLDLLVRLQRKGSFKALEVFNQYRNESGLDNWIWKTEATATEIEEAVERLDSVATVLDTMDQPCEKALQYFEYYTQQSVNHDREAGARGVQLTTIFRAKGCEYDRVYLPFWDKDAFPYLNKYSGSIGADIEEERRLAYVAMTRAKQQAMVYFTEPEVTAANAGKATNASTFVLEAKAGLAKEVGPLLYEEGELPYHASPIVTEYYKRLGREGDVQAPCKEPPEQEAPRKEAPEQTEPTLDAEAFHDLASGLATAAGQGAGQPDYSYGWALRQPLPDNATKVLQAMIRTKTAKYLDGELSRLRRELKSAAATKQQVLVNRLIVAAHARSRVRR, from the coding sequence ATGACCCGCTATACCCCCGAGCAGATCGCATTTATCCACCACGATGCAGGGAACGCCCTGTGCATCGCGGGGGCCGGTACCGGTAAAACCACCACACTGGTGGGCTTGATCGAACAAAAGCTGGCGCACATTCCGCCTTCGGAAATGCTGGTGTTGATGTTCAACCGTGATATCAGGACCGACTTCCAGCAGAAGCTCCGGGATCATGGGATCGGGCAAGCGGTCCCGGTGCACACGTTTCACAGTTTCTGTCTTCGGTTGCTCAACCAGACCGGGTTTCTGGCCCAGACGGGGTTTCGGGTCGATTATCAAAGCGGCGAGAGTGATAAATCCCTGGTCAAGCAGGTGTTGCGCTCGATTGCCGCCGGAGAGCAGAACTATCAGCGCCAGCAGATGATCAAAGATCCCAAAACCATCGAGTTGTTGCTGAGCTTTATTGGTCTGGTCAAAGCCTATATGTTGCCGCCACGCGAAGTGTTTCAGCTGGCGGAGATCAGCCGGGACTATCTGTTTATCCTCGATGGATTTGAGCAGTTCGAATCCCTGCGCAAACAGCACCGAGTACTGTTTTTTGATGACTGGTTGGTGGAATCCGTCAAGCTACTGGAAAGCAATGAGGCGATCCGCAGCCATTATCACCAACATTGCAAGCTGGTGGTGGTCGATGAGTTTCAGGACATCAACACCGCCCAGTACCGGCTGCTCAAGCAGTTGCTCGGCCCGCAGACCCAATTGCTGGCCGTGGGCGATGTCGATCAGTGTATCTATAAATGGCGGGGCAGCGCGCCGCAGTTTATGCTCAACTTCGAGCAGGATTTTGCCCCGGCGAAAACGTACACCCTGTCGCGAACCTTCCGCTTCGGCCACAGTCTGGCGCTGTCGGCCAGCCATTTGATCGCCAACAACAAGCAGCGCTTCCATGATTTTCTGACGGTTTCGGATACCGGGGTGGATGATACCCGCATCGAGGTATGCGGCACGTCACGTCAGGTTGGCGAAATTGCCCAGTCAATCCAGAAAGATCTGGCCGCCGGGGGCGATCCGTCTCAGCAGGCGATTCTGGTCCGGCGCTGGTCGCAGACCTTGCTGTTTGAGCTGGCATTTCTCAGCAAGCAGGTGCCGTATCACATGCCGGTGCCGTCTGTGCTCGCCAGCAGCCGGGAAGTGAAACTACTGATCGAGCTGATGTCGTTGGCGACCGGCCGTTATGACCAGTGGCCGGTGCCGAACAAAGGGCAGTTGCTGTTCAATTTGATGAGCTTCCCGCACTGTTATGTACCGAACAAAACCTTGCGCCCGCTGTGCGATCAGCTGGCCGGGATGGACAGCGGTCAGTGGCTGACCTTTATCGGTCGTTTTGAAAAAGCCAACAGCAACCTCAAGCTTGAAAATCTCATTGAGCGGCTGGACTTGCTGGTGCGGCTGCAACGCAAAGGCAGCTTCAAAGCGCTGGAAGTGTTTAACCAGTACCGTAACGAAAGCGGGTTGGATAACTGGATCTGGAAAACCGAAGCCACCGCCACCGAGATTGAAGAAGCGGTGGAGCGGCTCGATAGTGTGGCGACTGTGTTGGACACCATGGATCAGCCGTGCGAAAAAGCGCTGCAATATTTTGAATACTATACCCAGCAATCGGTCAATCACGACAGGGAAGCGGGTGCGCGCGGGGTACAGCTCACCACGATCTTCCGCGCCAAGGGCTGTGAATACGACCGGGTATACCTGCCGTTCTGGGACAAAGATGCCTTTCCATATCTGAATAAATATTCCGGCAGTATCGGGGCGGATATTGAAGAAGAGCGGCGTCTGGCTTATGTGGCGATGACTCGGGCCAAGCAACAAGCGATGGTTTATTTTACCGAGCCGGAGGTCACGGCAGCGAATGCCGGTAAAGCCACTAATGCCAGTACCTTTGTGCTCGAAGCCAAAGCCGGATTAGCCAAAGAAGTCGGCCCGCTGTTGTACGAAGAAGGTGAGTTGCCGTACCACGCCTCGCCGATTGTGACGGAATACTACAAGCGGCTGGGACGGGAAGGCGATGTACAAGCACCTTGCAAAGAACCACCTGAGCAAGAGGCACCACGTAAAGAAGCACCTGAGCAGACGGAGCCAACTTTGGATGCGGAAGCGTTCCATGATTTAGCATCCGGATTGGCTACCGCCGCAGGTCAGGGGGCCGGACAACCGGATTACAGCTATGGCTGGGCGCTGCGCCAACCCTTGCCGGATAATGCAACTAAGGTGCTGCAGGCGATGATCCGAACCAAAACGGCCAAGTACCTGGATGGTGAGCTGAGCCGGCTGCGTCGTGAACTGAAATCCGCCGCGGCGACCAAACAGCAGGTCCTGGTCAATCGTCTGATTGTTGCTGCACACGCCCGCAGCCGGGTGCGGCGTTGA
- a CDS encoding phosphoribosylaminoimidazolesuccinocarboxamide synthase, with amino-acid sequence MSLADQVLAVNDDLPIRTDQPVHSGKVRSVYWLTEADSRRLIKEKGYNVQPDAPLAIMVISDRISAFDCIWHGEGGMKGVPGKGAALNAISNHWFQLFRDNGLADSHILDIPHPFVWIVQKAKPVKIEAICRQYITGSMWRAYDKGEREFCGIEVPEGLTKDQKLPELLITPSTKGILKGIPGVPEADDVNISRRNIEENFAAFNFSSAEDISRYETLLKEGFNVISDALAKLDQIFVDTKFEFGYVTDAEGKEKLIYMDEVGTPDSSRIWDGTAYRDGKIVENSKEEFRQLLLDYFPDPDILLNKDRMDEREALARDNALPQEVLMQVSKVYTGIAEKVTGQPIHLSDNPKAEIIDILRREYDLIAE; translated from the coding sequence ATGAGCCTTGCCGATCAAGTTCTCGCTGTAAATGATGACCTCCCGATCCGTACTGACCAACCTGTTCACAGTGGTAAAGTGCGCTCTGTCTACTGGTTGACTGAAGCCGACAGCCGCCGCCTGATCAAGGAAAAAGGCTACAACGTCCAGCCGGATGCGCCACTGGCCATCATGGTGATCAGTGACCGTATTTCTGCCTTTGACTGTATCTGGCACGGTGAAGGTGGGATGAAAGGCGTTCCGGGCAAAGGGGCTGCCCTCAATGCGATTTCCAATCACTGGTTCCAGCTGTTTCGTGACAACGGCCTGGCCGACAGCCACATTCTGGATATTCCGCATCCGTTTGTCTGGATTGTTCAGAAAGCCAAACCGGTGAAAATCGAGGCGATCTGCCGCCAGTACATCACCGGTTCAATGTGGCGCGCCTACGACAAAGGCGAGCGTGAATTCTGTGGGATTGAAGTCCCGGAAGGACTGACCAAAGATCAGAAGCTGCCTGAGCTGCTCATCACCCCATCAACCAAAGGGATCCTGAAAGGCATTCCGGGGGTGCCGGAAGCTGACGACGTCAATATCTCCCGCCGTAACATCGAAGAGAACTTTGCCGCCTTCAATTTCTCGTCCGCCGAAGATATCAGCCGTTACGAAACCCTGCTGAAAGAAGGCTTCAACGTCATCAGCGACGCGCTGGCCAAACTGGATCAGATTTTCGTCGATACTAAGTTTGAATTTGGTTACGTCACCGATGCCGAAGGCAAAGAGAAACTCATTTACATGGATGAAGTCGGTACGCCGGACTCATCACGTATTTGGGATGGCACAGCCTATCGTGACGGCAAGATTGTCGAAAACTCAAAAGAAGAGTTCCGCCAGCTCCTACTCGACTATTTCCCGGATCCGGACATTCTGCTGAACAAAGATCGGATGGATGAGCGCGAAGCCCTGGCGCGTGATAATGCCCTGCCGCAAGAAGTTCTGATGCAGGTGTCCAAAGTCTATACCGGGATTGCTGAAAAAGTGACCGGGCAGCCAATCCACCTGAGTGACAATCCAAAAGCAGAAATCATTGATATCTTGCGTCGAGAGTATGATTTGATTGCAGAATAA
- the pta gene encoding phosphate acetyltransferase, which produces MKAIERIIEQAKQRPVRIVLSEGDDARVLRAAVKAAQGGIAEVILVGNTPQIQARAEEEGVCIASCILIDPATSPLRPALTDMLFALRAGKGMTRTQAEQAVLDPLCYANLLVRYGAADGSVAGAVQTTANVVRSAIQVIGLAPDCRLVSSFFLMMLCEPFHDLKGGLIFSDCGLVVEPSAEELADIALSAAESARQLLMETPRVAMLSFSTSGSARHAAVDKVVAASALVKSRQPELAIDGDVQLDAAIVQDIAARKLPDSQVKGQSNVLIFPNLEAGNIGYKLAERVGRAVAIGPLLQGLAKPANDLSRGCSEQDIYHVIAVTAVQAQQQAFHHQQASHQKPAMLATVTATQSDPC; this is translated from the coding sequence ATGAAGGCTATTGAACGTATTATTGAACAGGCAAAGCAGCGCCCGGTGCGGATCGTACTGAGCGAAGGGGACGATGCCAGGGTGCTTCGCGCCGCCGTGAAAGCCGCGCAGGGCGGGATTGCCGAGGTGATCCTGGTCGGCAATACGCCGCAGATCCAGGCCCGGGCAGAGGAGGAAGGCGTGTGTATTGCGTCCTGCATCCTGATCGACCCGGCCACGTCTCCCTTACGCCCGGCGCTGACCGATATGCTGTTCGCGCTGCGGGCCGGAAAAGGGATGACCCGGACGCAGGCAGAGCAAGCCGTGCTGGACCCGCTCTGTTATGCCAACCTGCTGGTTCGCTATGGCGCCGCCGACGGCTCGGTGGCGGGGGCGGTACAGACCACCGCCAATGTGGTTCGCAGTGCGATCCAGGTGATCGGGCTGGCACCGGACTGCCGGTTGGTGTCCAGTTTCTTTCTGATGATGTTGTGCGAGCCGTTTCATGATCTCAAAGGTGGCCTGATCTTTTCTGATTGCGGGCTGGTGGTGGAGCCCAGCGCCGAGGAGCTGGCCGATATCGCCCTCTCGGCCGCCGAAAGTGCCCGCCAGTTGCTGATGGAAACGCCCCGGGTGGCGATGCTGTCGTTTTCGACCAGCGGTAGTGCCCGCCATGCGGCCGTGGATAAAGTGGTTGCGGCCTCCGCACTGGTGAAATCCCGCCAGCCTGAGCTGGCCATCGATGGTGATGTTCAGCTTGATGCGGCGATTGTTCAGGATATCGCAGCGCGAAAATTACCGGACTCTCAGGTAAAAGGGCAGTCCAATGTGCTGATCTTCCCTAACCTGGAGGCGGGTAATATCGGTTATAAGCTCGCCGAGCGTGTCGGCCGTGCTGTTGCCATCGGCCCATTGCTGCAGGGACTGGCTAAACCGGCCAATGATCTCTCCCGCGGTTGCAGCGAGCAGGATATTTACCACGTGATAGCAGTGACGGCGGTTCAGGCGCAGCAACAAGCATTCCACCACCAGCAAGCATCCCACCAGAAACCCGCAATGCTGGCAACCGTTACGGCGACACAAAGCGATCCCTGTTGA
- a CDS encoding MBL fold metallo-hydrolase, producing MKYSIFLIILLSFQSFALEQADFIPEKTEKNGYVEPFQMFDDLYYVGDKWVSAYLITTSDGLVLVDSLESPYGRWIPENIEKLGLNPKDLKYMIITHGHSDHVGSAEYIQRKYGSKLIISYEGSLLAKSQSEKSKGKSQFMPPRVDNIAQDKDELIVGNKRFKLYLTPGHTKGTLSIDFSVQDKGIEHRAFIVGGNGTNFNGLDLAEKYVQSVEKIRRISQATPAVEVNLASHPHMAQIFSRKAKGSEEMNPFIDEDGFQEFLDVLEARGAKKLLEEQSK from the coding sequence ATGAAGTATTCAATATTTTTAATCATCCTTCTGTCGTTTCAATCTTTTGCGCTTGAGCAAGCAGATTTTATCCCTGAAAAAACAGAAAAAAATGGATATGTCGAACCTTTTCAGATGTTTGATGATCTGTACTACGTGGGAGACAAATGGGTATCCGCCTATTTAATCACAACGTCAGATGGACTTGTTCTCGTTGATTCCTTAGAAAGCCCCTACGGGCGTTGGATCCCTGAAAATATCGAGAAACTCGGACTCAACCCAAAAGATCTAAAATACATGATCATCACGCATGGGCATTCCGACCACGTGGGTTCTGCAGAATATATTCAGAGAAAGTATGGGAGTAAGCTAATCATATCCTATGAAGGTTCCCTGTTGGCAAAATCTCAATCGGAGAAATCCAAAGGGAAAAGTCAATTTATGCCACCAAGGGTCGACAACATCGCTCAAGATAAAGACGAATTAATCGTTGGAAACAAGCGGTTCAAATTATATTTGACGCCAGGACATACAAAAGGAACCCTTTCCATAGACTTTTCCGTTCAGGACAAAGGCATTGAACATAGGGCATTCATTGTTGGTGGTAATGGCACCAATTTCAATGGCCTGGACTTGGCTGAAAAATACGTTCAAAGCGTAGAGAAGATTAGGCGCATTTCACAAGCTACACCAGCAGTCGAAGTCAACTTGGCAAGTCATCCCCATATGGCTCAGATTTTTTCGCGAAAAGCTAAAGGCTCCGAAGAAATGAATCCATTTATCGATGAAGATGGGTTCCAAGAATTTCTGGATGTCCTTGAAGCACGTGGCGCAAAAAAGTTGCTAGAAGAACAAAGCAAATAA
- a CDS encoding IclR family transcriptional regulator, which produces MTSTVKETTDLAPVRIEGDTPTLRLFSLLEAIAEKDEFFSLQKLVEETGLPKPTLHRMLQQLETAGIIQRDGDERHYSTGARLRRLAEKLLLNSTTHSARHAVLAQLKEEVGESCNLTALSGGEVIYVDRVETEAPLRFYLHPGSRVPVHCSASGKLFLASMSSSQRRRLLSNVELTQYTEKTITDFDALETELDDVKRTGYAIDNEEFLPGLFCVAVLVPVPSGRSNLGIAIQAPIMRLKPEQALHFLPALQRAAEALARIEAESWPE; this is translated from the coding sequence ATGACGAGTACAGTGAAAGAAACAACCGATCTTGCCCCCGTGCGTATCGAGGGAGACACACCGACCCTTCGCCTGTTCTCACTGCTGGAAGCCATTGCAGAGAAGGACGAATTTTTCTCGCTGCAAAAACTGGTGGAAGAGACCGGGCTGCCGAAGCCGACCCTGCACCGGATGCTGCAACAGCTCGAAACCGCCGGAATTATTCAGCGTGACGGGGATGAACGACACTACAGCACCGGTGCCCGGCTGCGGCGTCTGGCGGAGAAGCTACTGCTGAACAGCACCACCCACAGCGCCCGGCATGCGGTGCTGGCCCAGCTGAAAGAGGAAGTCGGCGAAAGCTGCAACCTGACCGCCCTCTCCGGCGGTGAAGTGATTTATGTCGACCGGGTCGAAACCGAGGCCCCGCTGCGGTTTTATCTCCACCCCGGCTCAAGGGTGCCGGTCCACTGCTCCGCCTCCGGTAAACTGTTTCTGGCCAGTATGAGCAGCTCCCAGCGACGCCGACTGCTGAGCAATGTCGAGCTAACCCAGTACACGGAAAAAACCATCACCGATTTCGACGCGCTGGAAACCGAGCTTGATGACGTCAAACGCACCGGCTATGCCATCGATAACGAAGAGTTCCTGCCGGGCCTGTTCTGTGTTGCCGTTCTGGTACCGGTCCCATCCGGACGATCAAACCTGGGCATTGCGATCCAGGCACCGATCATGCGATTAAAACCCGAGCAAGCGCTGCACTTTCTACCTGCGCTACAGCGCGCGGCAGAAGCCCTGGCCAGAATTGAAGCGGAAAGCTGGCCGGAATAG
- a CDS encoding porin family protein, translating to MREFFVLFIYLSSLLHSAIVHADFGVGKYEKVPRHMYLGLSYSFVDVKVNINDGDSTSFDSSLLGLTIGYQAHTNFSVEFRGYGNISDDEISNTTVEVSNNFSLMGRALLPLDENFKIYALLGYGKAKGKLGGQSETENEVQYGVGMAVNEGHPVDLEVEWVKLFDDNFNLSGVNFSGESININLVYHFPGT from the coding sequence ATGAGAGAGTTTTTTGTATTGTTCATTTATCTTTCTTCACTTCTGCATAGCGCTATTGTTCATGCTGATTTTGGTGTGGGAAAGTATGAAAAAGTACCACGTCACATGTATTTGGGATTGAGTTACTCATTTGTCGATGTAAAGGTAAATATTAATGACGGCGATTCAACGTCTTTTGACAGTTCGCTATTAGGTCTAACAATCGGTTATCAAGCCCATACAAATTTTTCTGTAGAGTTTAGAGGCTATGGCAACATCTCTGATGATGAGATATCAAATACAACTGTCGAAGTCAGCAATAACTTTAGTTTAATGGGAAGAGCCCTTTTACCATTGGATGAAAATTTTAAGATCTACGCACTTCTAGGATACGGTAAAGCTAAAGGCAAATTAGGAGGGCAATCAGAAACCGAAAATGAAGTTCAGTATGGTGTCGGGATGGCTGTAAACGAAGGTCATCCAGTCGATCTCGAAGTTGAATGGGTTAAACTTTTTGATGATAACTTTAACCTATCAGGAGTCAATTTCTCAGGGGAAAGCATTAATATCAACTTGGTTTATCACTTTCCTGGTACATAG
- a CDS encoding DUF998 domain-containing protein: MESLIQYAGIVASIWIVLGIYIASLFYPNYSHSTQFCSELGALDSPTQKLSPAINNYPLGFLFIVFGYYLVSTHAASVVIVAIGSMVIVHGLCTWVCGFFPMDADPYTATPSTSCNIHSYSGAIMLLSFIIAPAIVIFSSSFPFSLRTISFVCLISSLFFSYKLSLAFKAKTNPGLHQRLSYGFQILWLFVFSIFEIA, from the coding sequence ATGGAAAGTTTGATTCAGTATGCTGGTATCGTTGCATCCATATGGATAGTTCTTGGTATTTATATCGCTTCCCTCTTCTATCCCAACTACAGCCATAGCACACAATTTTGTAGTGAGCTGGGTGCATTGGACAGCCCCACGCAGAAGTTGTCGCCAGCAATCAATAATTATCCCCTGGGTTTTCTTTTCATTGTATTTGGCTACTACCTTGTATCGACCCACGCCGCTTCCGTCGTGATCGTTGCAATCGGCTCAATGGTCATTGTTCATGGCTTATGTACGTGGGTTTGCGGATTTTTCCCGATGGATGCGGACCCTTACACGGCAACCCCATCGACAAGTTGCAATATTCATTCATACTCTGGCGCGATCATGCTGCTTTCATTCATCATTGCTCCAGCTATCGTCATTTTTTCAAGTTCGTTCCCATTCTCGCTCCGGACAATTTCCTTTGTTTGCCTGATTAGCAGCTTGTTCTTTTCATACAAACTGAGTTTAGCTTTCAAAGCCAAGACGAATCCTGGTCTGCATCAGCGGCTGAGTTATGGCTTTCAAATTTTATGGCTGTTTGTTTTTTCTATCTTTGAGATAGCTTAA
- a CDS encoding GNAT family N-acetyltransferase, with product MVVLRDMRQAEYPAYCDYFIDDYSREIAKNYGHSMDLAVELAQKDLCRSFPNGLENNDHSLLCIDAEVNGKVCLVGYLWHSIHAADQSTFIYDFYIDPGYRGQGFGKQAIAMLESQLALAGISQIKLRVAYHNQRALKLYQDVGFAITGFNMAKNIGAGCASEYCCSENKSRIID from the coding sequence ATGGTTGTATTAAGGGACATGCGCCAGGCTGAATACCCCGCCTATTGTGACTATTTTATTGATGACTACAGTCGTGAGATTGCGAAGAACTATGGTCATTCCATGGACTTAGCGGTAGAGCTAGCCCAAAAGGATTTATGCCGAAGCTTCCCGAATGGCCTTGAAAACAACGATCATTCTCTGCTGTGTATTGATGCTGAGGTCAACGGCAAGGTGTGTTTAGTCGGCTATCTTTGGCATTCGATTCATGCCGCCGATCAATCGACGTTCATTTATGATTTCTATATTGACCCTGGTTATCGTGGCCAGGGTTTTGGTAAACAAGCGATAGCGATGTTGGAAAGTCAGCTTGCGTTGGCTGGTATTTCGCAGATCAAACTCCGAGTGGCTTATCATAATCAGCGAGCCCTCAAACTTTATCAGGATGTCGGATTTGCGATCACCGGATTCAATATGGCGAAGAATATCGGGGCAGGGTGTGCTTCCGAATACTGTTGTAGTGAAAATAAATCAAGAATTATTGACTGA
- a CDS encoding VF530 family protein, whose translation MSQQQPNNPLHGLSLEKILTRLVEHYGWDGLYHEIKVNCFSNDPSIKSSLKFLRKTQWARDKVESLYIRTFS comes from the coding sequence ATGAGCCAGCAACAACCGAATAACCCATTACATGGCCTGTCGCTTGAAAAGATCCTCACACGCTTAGTCGAGCATTATGGTTGGGATGGCTTATACCACGAGATCAAAGTGAATTGCTTTAGCAACGATCCATCCATCAAGTCTTCCCTGAAGTTCCTGCGCAAGACGCAGTGGGCGAGGGACAAGGTTGAATCCTTGTATATCCGTACGTTTAGCTGA
- a CDS encoding methyl-accepting chemotaxis protein — protein MKFSHKIVATSSAILLAALSLLSANQYFKTKAEVQSLVVHSIDEIVSGMSNTVNAELNSSKSLARYATSLIEQDLSKANIQTVLNQPAIHDAFLLAGQGFERDGSYTSSDPNWNPGANWDPRSRPWYKATQQSRDLIITKPYPDTLTKEMLVSIATPLFDKNQFVGAIFFDVSLSGLAKLVNQVSLFDAGYLFIVDNHGTVIAHPNADFNGKSMSSFLGNLPISKQPTTLTQDGKQLNVSFTQIPGQNWFVGAVLDESLAFAAVNKLKTDSILYSAIALITGIIALLLLIKVLMRPIQDLNDAIQDVASGHGDLTRRLDTNTDQEFAELAKGFNAFTDKLQRLIIESKSLSQEILHSTEQTAAGAKQSADAMSSQMQELDQLATAMHEMAMTSADVASNAQQAASAAQAAESSVSEGSQIVSHTTAAIHDLSAQIDRTVDVVKQLESDTGNIESILQVINEIADQTNLLALNAAIEAARAGESGRGFAVVADEVRTLAQRTQESTTEIRQMIEQLQSGATTAANVMGESKQTAANTVTKAQEADEALNQINVAIEKINEMNLQIASAAEEQSLVAEEINTNTLNIKELSVQVADGAENTNQAMEQQIRKVHQQEEVMSKFTV, from the coding sequence ATGAAGTTCAGCCATAAGATTGTTGCAACATCTTCTGCCATCTTGCTTGCTGCCCTATCTCTGCTTTCTGCCAACCAATATTTCAAAACCAAAGCTGAAGTCCAGTCGCTTGTCGTACACAGCATTGATGAAATTGTTTCCGGTATGAGTAATACGGTCAACGCGGAGCTCAACAGCAGTAAATCGCTGGCCCGCTATGCCACCAGCCTGATCGAACAGGATCTGTCGAAGGCCAATATCCAGACCGTGCTGAACCAGCCGGCCATTCATGATGCCTTTCTGCTGGCCGGACAGGGCTTTGAGCGTGACGGCAGTTACACCAGCAGTGATCCGAACTGGAACCCGGGCGCCAACTGGGACCCTCGTAGCCGTCCTTGGTATAAGGCCACCCAGCAAAGCCGTGATTTAATCATCACCAAGCCGTATCCGGATACGCTGACCAAAGAAATGCTGGTGTCCATCGCCACCCCTTTATTTGATAAAAACCAGTTTGTGGGCGCAATTTTCTTTGATGTCAGTCTGAGTGGCCTGGCAAAACTGGTCAATCAGGTCTCGCTGTTTGATGCCGGTTATCTGTTTATCGTCGATAACCACGGCACCGTGATTGCCCACCCGAATGCCGATTTCAACGGCAAAAGCATGTCTTCTTTCCTGGGGAATCTGCCGATTAGCAAGCAACCGACGACCCTGACACAAGACGGCAAACAGCTGAATGTCTCCTTCACCCAGATTCCGGGACAGAATTGGTTCGTCGGTGCCGTCCTGGATGAGAGCCTGGCGTTTGCCGCAGTCAATAAGCTGAAAACGGATTCAATTCTGTACTCGGCAATTGCGTTGATCACCGGGATTATTGCTCTGCTTCTGCTGATCAAAGTGCTGATGCGCCCGATCCAGGATCTCAACGATGCCATTCAGGATGTCGCGTCGGGTCATGGTGATCTGACCCGTCGTCTGGATACCAATACTGACCAGGAGTTTGCGGAGCTGGCGAAAGGTTTCAATGCCTTTACCGACAAGCTGCAACGCCTGATCATCGAGTCCAAATCACTGAGTCAGGAGATTCTGCACAGCACCGAGCAAACTGCAGCCGGGGCGAAACAGTCTGCGGATGCCATGTCTTCACAAATGCAGGAGCTGGATCAACTCGCGACTGCGATGCATGAAATGGCCATGACCTCCGCCGATGTCGCCAGCAATGCTCAACAGGCAGCTTCTGCGGCCCAGGCGGCTGAATCTTCAGTCTCGGAAGGCAGTCAGATTGTTTCCCATACCACTGCGGCGATCCACGACTTGTCGGCTCAGATCGACCGCACCGTAGACGTCGTCAAGCAGTTGGAAAGCGATACCGGTAACATTGAGTCCATCTTGCAGGTGATTAACGAAATTGCCGATCAAACCAACCTGCTGGCCCTGAACGCCGCGATTGAAGCCGCCCGCGCTGGGGAATCCGGTCGTGGCTTTGCTGTGGTTGCCGACGAAGTCCGAACGCTGGCCCAACGCACCCAGGAATCGACCACGGAAATTCGTCAGATGATTGAGCAGTTACAATCCGGCGCAACGACGGCTGCCAATGTGATGGGTGAAAGTAAGCAAACCGCAGCTAATACGGTCACCAAAGCTCAGGAAGCGGACGAAGCGCTGAATCAAATCAATGTCGCCATTGAGAAGATCAACGAGATGAACCTGCAAATCGCCTCGGCAGCCGAAGAGCAAAGCCTGGTTGCGGAAGAGATCAATACCAATACCCTCAACATCAAAGAGCTATCAGTCCAGGTCGCGGATGGCGCCGAAAACACCAATCAGGCGATGGAGCAGCAAATCCGTAAAGTTCATCAACAGGAAGAAGTGATGAGCAAGTTTACGGTCTAA